In Gallus gallus isolate bGalGal1 chromosome Z, bGalGal1.mat.broiler.GRCg7b, whole genome shotgun sequence, one DNA window encodes the following:
- the CAST gene encoding calpastatin isoform 9 (isoform 9 is encoded by transcript variant 9): protein MSQPGSGPPGPAAQGDKKASGTSSKSGEKKEATEKQSPSADAPKPPIMKPSEAKSTPTIQTEPEKTALSTKPSNSQNNQPAEEKPKESSGAKSPIAPSVVTASKPNNMGKETTSQAERPSQATSADTAQPKTEKTSTAGGAGAAGAGAVASMVAAADKPNSEPAMDESALDSLIDTLGGSEEDVATRPVYTGPEITENISSEYLEELGKREGSLPPEYLALLKSKVDGKDGGLPKVDEHSEKPMTDDELADALSSDFTCSIAAAEEKKTTEKQTKEGEIIQAQVTSSVKTSVPPKEKKTKSKEEIKEDAMEALMATIGGPEPEPEPKDVSPIVEVSEAKAKEKKEKKAGERDDTIPPEYRLTPELDKDGKPVLPKPEEKPKPLSESDLVDEFSKDFASPAQPAVQSKPSKPSNTSKKPSAPASTKTAKDEVVPRATACSVQSSAPTSVSSVGHVADEAVEALSSSLGEREPDPEEKKPAVDKVKEKAKRKQHKKLGEDEETIPPEYRLTDAKDKDGRPLLIKPEEESQPMSENDLLEGLTKGFSPAQSAPLPTQTVKKKTKGGKKTADSSDVISASTISSVHSAAPLASTSGGKEMDDALDLLSDSLGQREPDPDENKPVVDKVKEKAKSEHRDKLGERDDTIPPDYRKLLESSDEGKPVKPTPKDASKNKEQKKPTDESAAIDALSGDFDTSPKAPATPQHSKEKSGKETVTTKATPKDERKPKDHKKARGQSSSSKSEKQKTS, encoded by the exons TCCACACCAACAATCCAAACAGAACCTGAGAAAACTGCGCTGTCAACAAAG CCATCAAACTCTCAAAATAATCAACCGGCTGAAGAGAAGCCAAAGGAATCCAGTGGT GCAAAAAGCCCAATTGCACCTTCTGTGGTAACAGCTTCTAAACCAAATAATATGGGAAAGGAAACTACAAGTCAAGCTGAGCGGCCTTCACAGGCAACCtctgcagacacagcacag CCTAAGACTGAAAAGACATCCACAGCAGGCGGTGCAGGTGCAGCAGGTGCAGGTGCTGTCGCGAGTATGGTTGCTGCAGCTGATAAACCAAATAGTGAG CCTGCTATGGATGAATCAGCACTGGACAGCTTAATAGATACGCTAGGTGGATCTGAAGAAGATGTGGCTACTAGACCAGTTTACACTGGTCCGGAGATTACG gaaaatatttcttcagaataCTTGGAAGAGCTGGGTAAACGAGAAGGTAGCCTCCCTCCAGAGTACCTTGCATTATTGAAG agcAAAGTGGATGGCAAAGATGGAGGCCTACCAAAAGTAGATGAACATTCTGAA aaacCGATGACGGATGATGAGCTTGCAGATGCCCTGTCATCTGACTTTACCTgtagcattgctgctgctgaagaaaagaagacaacagaG aaacaaactaaGGAAGGAGAAATCATACAAGCACAAGTGACAAGTTCAGTGAAGACTTCAGTTCCTcctaaagagaagaaaacaaaatcaaaagag GAAATCAAAGAAGATGCAATGGAAGCTCTCATGGCTACTATTGGTGGACCTGAACCTGAACCCGAACCAAAAGATGTTAGCCCTATTGTAGAAGTGTCAGAG gcaaaagctaaagagaaaaaagaaaagaaggctggaGAACGTGATGATACAATACCTCCAGAATACAGGCTAACTCCAGAGCTG gataaaGATGGAAAACCAGTATTGCCAAAGCCTGAAGAAAAACCTAAG CCTTTGAGTGAATCTGACCTTGTTGATGAATTTTCAAAAGACTTtgccagccctgcacagcctgcagtaCAATCCAAACCATCAAAGCCCAGCAACACATCCAAA aagccttcagctcctgcatcTACAAAAACTGCAAAGGATGAAGTAGTCCCTCGTGCCACAGCTTGCTCTGTGCAGTCTTCAGCTCCAACATCTGTGTCTTCT GTTGGTCACGTAGCTGATGAAGCAGTAGAAGCCTTGTCCAGTAGTCTGGGAGAAAGGGAGCCTgatccagaagaaaagaaacctgCTGTGGACAAAGTTAAG GAGAAAGCCAAAcggaaacaacacaaaaaactgGGTGAAGATGAAGAAACAATTCCTCCAGAGTACAGATTAACAGATGCAAAA gaTAAAGATGGAAGACCACTGTTAATAAAACCTGAAGAGGAGTCCCAG CCTATGAGTGAAAACGATCTGTTAGAAGGTTTGACAAAGGGATTTTCTCCAGCCCAATCTGCACCATTACCTACACAAACTGTAAAAAAG AAAACCAAAGGGGGTAAAAAAACTGCAGATTCTTCAGATGTTATCTCTGCTTCTACAATTTCCTCAGTGCACTCAGCAGCTCCCCTAGCTTCTACGTCG ggaggaaaagagatggATGATGCCTTGGATCTCTTGTCTGATTCCCTGGGACAGAGAGAACCTGACCCTGATGAGAACAAACCAGTTGTGGATAAAGTAAAG gAAAAAGCTAAGTCTGAACACAGAGACAAACTTGGAGAAAGAGATGATACTATTCCACCTGACTATCGAAAACTCCTGGAGTCATCTGATGAG GGTAAACCTGTCAAGCCAACACCAAAGGATGCTTcgaaaaacaaagaacaaaag AAGCCTACAGATGAGTCTGCTGCTATTGATGCCCTGTCAGGCGACTTTGATACTAGTCCAAAGGCTCCTGCCACACCACAGCACTCAAAG GAGAAAAGTGGAAAGGAAACCGTCACCACTAAAGCAACCCcaaaggatgaaagaaaaccCAAGGATCATAAAAAG GCAAGGGGACAGTCCTCCAGCAGCAAatctgagaagcagaaaacaagctAA